ttgatgatatcagccTCATCTGTGAACTTATTAATACTGTGATGGTGTATGGCCTCATACCTATGAATAGCTTGAGAAATATTCTTGAGATTCTTTGTGGTATTAGCATTACGGTTGAATCGCTGACAGACAAGGTATGGGAGTGCGTTTTGAATTTAGCCCATAGCCATCTTGGAAATAGTACAATATCGCATCTCTGTCAGATCCTTGAAAATACGCATCGAAAAGAAGTTAATTCGAACACTATGCGGGGAGCAGCTAGATTTCTTCAAAAACTACTCAGTAAGCAAGAAAATTCCACTGAGGATGACAGTGGCAGTGTGACAAAGCTAAAACAGCCCAGTCTAATTCCTCATATCGGACCACATATTATCCCAATGACTAAAGTTTTGCATGCCTATCGGAAGTCATTGGACGTCGAAAGTCTCCGCCATAGTCTTGAAATTTGTCGATGTATTTACGATTTGCTGAAGGATGAACACACTGCTGACTGCATCGGGTATGAACTATGGGAGTCTAAGTCCCATTCGCCCCTGGAGATTATTTACCAGATAAGCAGGACGACATCTGTAGAGCAGAAATCTAGAAGAAGCTCTGCTGTCAGCGCAGGAGGTGGTTCGATGAACAATAATACGGATACAGTGTCCCAAATTCTTGATTCCTTTGTGTCTGTATTTCACCTTCTGTCAGATTTACTCAAGTCAAAGAGATTGAAGGGTCCGTACGAAGTCGTTATCGACTTTTTCATAGATATGTGCCCCTATTTGGACCAAGACACTGCACTAGTGGTCATAGATCACTTTGCTAGTATGCATTATTGTAATCCAATGTCGACATCATGGGTGGAAAATACCGAAACTCTACTCATtaacttcttctttgatcCACACTGGTCTTCGGTTATTAGAGTAAGGATTctcgatatcatcaaaatgATTTACATCTTAGGCAATATAGATGATCGAAGGTCACTGGTTAACGATGTCATAGAAAGGGTATTTTCAATAATGGACGAAGAGTACGTTGACAACGACACTATAAAGGCTCTTATTGAACTTTATCTTTACATCTGCCAAGATTGTAACTATTCAATGTTTGTGCaaatatcagaaatattGATGCGACAGTTCAACGCTACTAAACACATGCCAAAGATGGCTATAAACGTGCACCACAGGACAGCTAcccatcatcaccatcaatgGCCAAATGCTACAGCAAGATCTTCCAAGCGGCAGATTATTGCAAGGGCCATTGCGCAGCTGTTTGTTCAAGTTTTCCGAACTCTCCCACGACGATCACGGTATCtatattttaatttggTTGCCATTTGTCAGAAGTCTATCACTGAACCACTTGCATTTATAGAGGCAGCTAGGGTTCTGATTCGAATTCGAAGTACAGGGTCAAATCATATCTATCTTACAGACCCAGCTAATAGCCAGATAGCAGCTGGCCGGGTAGCGAAAGCACGCTCAAAGTCAGGTTCCCTTAGTGGTCCCAGTTTGaataatgatgatgtttcttcaatttcctcGAGCActacagctgctgcaattGCTACTCCCTCGGACAGCTCAGTTAATTCCTCCATGGTTTCCTCACAAGAACCTGTCTGGTTATATCCTGACCACGTAGAGTATCTCGATGGGAAGCTCAATAGTCCTTCACCGATTCTAAAGAGATTGTTACCGGGCCAGGAGATTGATTTTCAAAGTAGTGGTAAGCTCACTAGCAGAGAGTACGAGATTGACACCACTGTGCTCCTGGACCTTGTTGCAAATGTTTTGGAGTTTGGTGCTCACTGGGAAATCTACTCCTTTATTTGGACTCATTTCCCCCCTCAGCTTGCGAACACACAACTGTTCAGTGGCTGCAATGGTGAAGTATTGCGTTTGAGAAAATTTCTTTGTGACCAAATCTCTAACTCAAAGCTTCCTCCAAGTGTGATACTGCCTTCAGATGTTACTAAGCACGATATTATGGTTTTGCAAATCTTGACTTTATCCCTGTTGCTTCCATTTAATGATGTGTTTGGTAAGACTGACTATGATTATATAGTCCAGGCTCTTGTTCTTGGTCTGTCCTCATGGGAACGGACAGCAGTGCCTTGTATTCATGTTCTGGTGGTCTGCTGTTATGAATGTCCTCTATCCGTAAAGAAATTTCTGGGTCAGATTTTTGCGAAGTTTCAAACCAAAATTACAACTACGTTATCTAGTCCTCATATATTGgagtttttgatttctctaTCTCGACTACCTTGGATTACAGATAATTTCACACAGGATGAATACAAGAGAGTATTTGCCATGGCTTTTACTTATATCAAGCATGCCAATGATTTGACGCAAAAGAGCCAGGCCGAGGAGTCCGATCGAATCATGTCTCAGTACCTGTTGGCCCTTGCTTATAGTGCTATCTCGAGTTGGTTTTTAACCATTAAACTAGCTAATCGTAGACATATGGCCACGTTCATTACAAGAAATTTAATTTTGGCGGACGGTCGTACAGATGACATTGATGAACAGAGCCTCGCTACTCTAGATCTGATATCTCGTTTTTCTTACTCTGATATTGATCTCATTTTACAATCTTCATTCACTAGTAATGCAAGTGACCAAGAAACAACAACGAAGAGCTGGATATACGGAAAAAGCATTATATCTATCGagacaaatatatatacgGGAGCTAGTAAGGCTATTGTTCGTCGGCCAACTGGAACATCGCTGTTGAATATGAGACCAGATGACAAAATGGTGCCGAAATGGGTTAGAGATAGTATAACTTTGAAAGAGGCATCATCGTCGAGCGAGCAGAACTTATCTGTAATGTACTCACCCAGCTattatcttcttcagttaTTGGTTCCGAATGACATACATACCGATCACAATCCAATACCTTTAAACGATGATGCTCAGATAATCCGTGCAATTGGTGCTATAGACAGAGCCCCAGTAGTTGACTTTCATAAAGTGGGTATTCTATATATTGCACCCGATCAGAGAACTGAGCAAGAAATCCTTGCTAACTCTACCGGATCGAAAAGCTACAGATTGTTTCTCAGTAAGATGGGCAAACTAGTCAGACTGAAAGGTAATCGTAGTATTTATACCGGTGGACTGGATACAGAGATGGATATTGATGGTGAATATGCCTATTCTTGGAGTGATAAAATAACACAGATGATATTCCATACGACAACGATGATGCCCTCACCAGCAAACCCTCAAGATACCAGCATCTCAAGTAAAAAGAGGCATATTGGCAACAACTATATTTCTATCTTTTATGACGAATCAGGACTACCATTTCGATTTGATACCATCAAGAGCCAGTTTAATTTCATCAATATAGTAGTGACTCCGCAGTCCAATGGCCTTGATTCGATTCTTAACTCTTCAGAAAAAAGGCCAGATTTTGCAGCTAAAAACTTTTACCAAGTGAGAGTTTACAAAAGAGATGGACTGCCTGATCTGTTTGCTGCCTGTAATATTAAAGTCGTGTCGGAACCATGCCTGGCAGTTTTTGTCCGTAATCTCGCGATTGTAGCCTCCAAATTCGCCACAGTCTATCATTCTGGCGGACAGTATGTCTCAAATTGGCGCTATAGACTTCAACAGATCAACCAGTTACGTGAAAGAGTTGCTACTCAACAACGTGAGGAGTTTGaacagaagcagaagcaacagcctcaacaaAATGATGATCTAGCTACTGATAGCAGGGACACGGGTCATACCACTGGCAGTGTGTCAACCGCAGGTGATGTAGCTCTGTCATTCCTTGATCAACTCCAACTGGGGTCTGGAACTCCTGCGCTCGAGGCTGTCTCGGATACCAACTCATCGACCCCGGCAACTTCATTTGTACCGGATAATGATAGAGGCACTGATCTGCCATTGCTCAGATCTCTAGACTTCTCTGGTTATACATAGTcgtatatattaatatttattagtgCATTTTTATATGTTTGCGCATAGAATCCAGCACATTGCGATCAATGAAAGCTCACTATCCTACATGAACTACTTTTGAAATATACTTGTAACGCTCTCAGTGATCAATCTTCAAGGAGAAATCAACAACGCCAGTACCTTGATGAACCGACGATGTACTATAAATATCGATGTCATCACAAAAATAACCGCTAATATTTTCTTCACGGAGGCCGCCACTACACTCAAGAAGGAACCCAGTAATACCTTTTGCAGCCCATCTGGTCTTAATCGAAGAGGCAGCCACCCTTAAACCTTCCCCTGTAAAATTATCCAACATAATAACGTCAGCACCTGCAGCTATAGCTTCATCTGCCTCAGTTTCTGACTGGCACTCGACCTCAATTTTCATTGCAAATCCTGCAACAGCTCTTGCACTCTTGACAGCATTCGTTATGGACCCTGTACTCCAAATATGATTGTCTTTCAGCATCACCATAGACGATAAGTCATAGCGATGTGGATCAATTCCACCAACGACCATAGAATACTTTTCTAGAAGACGAAGTCCGGGAGTAGTCTTGCGAGTACCAGCAATGGTGCCCTTGTAGCCACTTTTACGAGCGAGGTCAAGAAGTCTTCGGCTCTTAGTTGCGACACCAGATGCTCTAGCAAGTAAATTTAAAGCTGTTCTCTCactcagaagaagatttctGGCTGGACCCTTCAGTTTCGCTACTGCAGTTTTCTCACCCTCTGCTACTTCAATTAAAACACCTTCTTTGAAGAGCCATTCAACGTCAACTTCACATTGACGAAATACTTCGGAAGCGAAAGGGACACCTGAGAGAACACCAGTCTGCTTGCACCACACAGTAGCagttttttcttcatcaccaacTACAAAGCCACCAACATCAAAAGAAGGAACATCCTCACTGAGCCATGCTGTGACTTGGGCCTTCCATTCTCCTGAAACAGGTAAAGCGTGTGCAAAAGTGGtcatttctattatttGGCTGGGATAATTAGACTTGCAGACCGAGTTACTCCACAATTCAAATAAGCTCAGGGGTGGATATGCGGCTATAGTTGGTTCGCTGTTGCATCAATAGGTTTAACCTACCAGCTGAATAACAAATatgaaattaaaaaaaacaagTTTACActtctatatatatacacagTTCGTTATTAAGTGAAGataatgaaaagaaaagaatgtacaaaattataataatagatTGAACCAGCTCCCAGCTCTAGTTCTATCGTCTAGTTGGAAGCGAGGCCGCattggtcttcttctggctgtttattgatgaagaaattgTCGGTCCAGAATTGTCTTCTGGAAAAAGCAACCTCTCAATCGACACAAGGTGTTTGCCATATGTATACTTCTTAAGTGATTGAAGTTGTGGCTTGATGGCATTTACTAGCCTATCATAGTCATCGCCTTTGCTAACCTCAAGAAGTTTTTGAATAACATAATTTGCAAATTGATCTTTCATCATGATAGCCACAGAGGAAGTATTATCAGACCGTGCTTTCAGAATTTCATCAATCAGATCCCTACGCTCAGATTCAGATCCAAATAAAACACACTTTTCAACAACGTTCGATGCAAATTTGTGTCTCGAGAAGGTCACCAGTGAATCCCTCACAACTGCTATGGCTTTCGCGCGATCCTCGGGCTGACCATGTTCGATCACATGTTGAACCACATAATTGCCATATTGATCTTCGACAAGGTATGTTGTGTATGTGTGCAGCTCATCCAGAAGAACACGTCTAGCTGGCTCGTCACAATGCTCCAACATACGTTGAATAACTCGACAACCATACGGATGAGTAGCCAGTTGGTAAACCTGATCATGGaaagaatcaaaaataaacttgaTATTTCCAGCGGGGATTCGCTCTATCGCTTTCTGGATAACATGATTGCCGTTTTGGTCCTTGACACATTTCAATACATGTCCATCAAGTTCAGTAATAAGCTTTATTTGTTgatcaagaagaacatGCTCAATAGCCTTTTGAACGACTCTACAGCCATACATCTGGAGTGATAAATCTAGAATATGCGACTCCATATGCTTAGCAAGCACTGTTTTCTGTAGTTGATTGCCCAGCTCAAAAAATTTCTGAATAACATAATTACCAAACACATCCGTCATTAGCTGCAGGCAGTTCGGCCTTACCTCATTGAAAATTATATCCTTCTCTTCAGGAGAAGCTGTTTCAAGCCTCTGTTGAATGAATCTCGATCCGTGTTGATCTCCAGAAAACTCGACAACGTGGCCATACAGGTCTTTCAAGTCAAactttttgcttttgttgTTACGGAAATCTTCGAGAAGAGGAGATCGGACAGATGATGGCATATGGTCGTTATTACGCTTGGAGGAACGAGGCTGGTGATGAAAAGTAGGGGACTGCTGTGACTGTGCAGGTGTTGGGGATTGTAATCGTAATTGTGGGTTCTGTGATTGTTGCGTATGGGGCGattggttttgttgagcCTGGTTCTTGCCATTTGACTGAGAACCGCCCACCATGAAAGAGGGTTCAAAAATAGCCGAACTATCGGCTGCAACAGTAGTTCCATTTGGTTCAAATGGCCTGAAAAAGCCGGATGCAgacgaaaaagaagagccGCTCCCTCGGGATGTTGACGGGAATTTAGCTCCAGAAATAAACTGTTGTTGGAACTGTTGCCTCAGTGCTCCTCCTTGATCCGACCCTTGAGAGTCAGACCTCACAGGTGGTGTTCCAGCACCTGAGGTCAAAGCTGAAGAGCCTTTAGACCATGCAGAAGCGGGataatcaacaaactcagcagcaatttcACTATTAGGGTCAAACGGGGGATACATTTGAGATTGTTGATGGAGattctgttgctgttgttgaggataaaagaaaaatggaGGCTTGACTGGTTGCGAGTTTTGTGATGCAATGTTATGCTCAGGCTCCTCAGTACTAATGTTATTGTGCCATACAGAACTGAAAGAGCTTGATCTCGACTGTTTGTCAGAGTAATTAGGAGCAGCATTTGGTGGAACTGAATATACTGGAGTAGCAGTATCAAGGCTCCCACTCGTACTGCCATTCGTAGCAGTACTAACTGATGCACTGCCTCCAATGTTCTCAAATACACTCCCACCAACTCctggtgaagaaaatggagGAAGGTTGGTAGTACTGTTATTAATTGACGCTATTCCAGAAGTCGAAGAAGGAGAGCTAAATGTTGACACCGAATTCTGCTGAGAAAACACAGCTTGAccttgctgttgctgttgctgctgctgctggtgctgctgttgtcgaTCTGCCAATAACTCAGCTTCCCGCGTGGCCTCAGCAATTTGGGCCAATCGATCTCTTAGACTCAAAGGTGAACTTTGGTTGAGAGTTTGGACCTGACTCTGAGCCTGGTTTTGAATAAAGTAGGGAGGAGATTTAGGTTGGTTTCTGAATGAAGTTGGTAACTCCATGTCTCCGATACTGCTACTTCCAGCTACCGTTTTTCTGGACTCGTATGCAAAGTACTGATCTTCAACTCttggtgatgaagatgatgcaAGATTGATATTACCTCTCGAAGGAGAAAGCGTTAAATTGGAAAGGCCAGGAGAAAGCCCGTAAACTGAACTAGCGCTCACCAAACCTGCTGGTTCAGTGACGGCACTCGTTCTTCTATTTGATGAAGCCACACCTGGGTTGATTCCTTCAACAATCCTTCCATCCCAAGATAGACCCCTGTTCCTATTACTTGTTTGACCCCCTTCAGCATTAACACTGCCGTTAGTACTTCCTCCTTGTGACCACCTTTCCCACGCAGTAGAAATTCCCGCTAACTTGGCCGACCCAACTGACGAAGTCGGACTCTGGATAAGGGATATATATGACTGAGTTAGTGGTCCACTCCCATTACCACTGTTGATATTACTCGTCCCTGCAGAACTAGGCACCGTTCCATTCAGCACTTGAGTTCCACTTCGGGGAGAGAGAACTAATCCAGCATCAGACATTCCAATACCATCGGAAAATCCACCCACTGCACTTCCTATTATACCTCCAGCAACCACGCCATTACTACCAGTACTGTTCTTGCGGTTGCCAAGGTTCAAATCAGAAAATCCACTCATCACTCTCTACGGTTCTACTTGCGGTTAGTTTCTTGATCCTGGTTTTTCCAGTGGTTCTTTCTAAGTAACCATCCCTATCAAACATAGCTAGCTCGCGGCTATACGAATGTTTCCATTGAGACGTACTATCTTTGACGGAGCTCACACTCCCGTGTAATATATTAGTGGCGGTCTCACTAATCTAAATTATGTGCCCACACCCCGGGCCTTTTGCGTGTTCCAATTGATGCCGATATAAAACTAAATAAAACTGTTGACAAAATTTCGTAATTCAAATATATCTTCGCCCACCACCTTGCCTATAGTTGGTATTAAAATGGTCAATATGTGGTATGTCTATGTGAGTAGGTTCCCGCAGGCTAGGCTTAACacaatattatcaatagtCAAATCTCATTCCCGCATATATGGCGGACGGCTGCTCCCACATTAGCTCGTTCTTTGCACGGCTAATCGAAGGGCTTGCTGAGGAACAGGACGTGTCTTATGCATGCAATCAATCAAAACGTTAAACGTTAATGTTATCGCATAAAACCGACCCGACGCGCGCCTTGTGTTTTTTGTGGGGGTTGTGGGTTTTAACGGGCGTTGGTGATTCCGAGTTACTATTACGCATGATAAGCTATTATTGTACGATACTCACTCAAGAAATGTCAATACTTCTTAAGCGTTCTTAGGCTTCAGCTAGAATATTGAATTAAAGATTCATTCATCTATAAGTAACTAGAAGATAGATATAgacaaatatattattcATATTATTATACACCCACATTTCCGGGTTCAAGctcatcgtcgtcttcaccgtcgtcatcatcatcgtcttcatcttcttcatcttcttcatcttcatcatcatcatcttccaTAAGACTATATCCATCA
The Sugiyamaella lignohabitans strain CBS 10342 chromosome A, complete sequence genome window above contains:
- the BNA6 gene encoding nicotinate-nucleotide diphosphorylase (carboxylating) (Quinolinate phosphoribosyl transferase; required for the de novo biosynthesis of NAD from tryptophan via kynurenine; expression regulated by Hst1p; GO_component: GO:0005737 - cytoplasm [Evidence IEA,IEA]; GO_component: GO:0005737 - cytoplasm [Evidence IDA] [PMID 14562095]; GO_component: GO:0005634 - nucleus [Evidence IEA,IEA]; GO_component: GO:0005634 - nucleus [Evidence IDA] [PMID 14562095]; GO_function: GO:0003824 - catalytic activity [Evidence IEA]; GO_function: GO:0004514 - nicotinate-nucleotide diphosphorylase (carboxylating) activity [Evidence IEA,IEA]; GO_function: GO:0004514 - nicotinate-nucleotide diphosphorylase (carboxylating) activity [Evidence IMP] [PMID 12062417]; GO_function: GO:0016740 - transferase activity [Evidence IEA]; GO_function: GO:0016757 - transferase activity, transferring glycosyl groups [Evidence IEA]; GO_function: GO:0016763 - transferase activity, transferring pentosyl groups [Evidence IEA]; GO_process: GO:0034354 - 'de novo' NAD biosynthetic process from tryptophan [Evidence IGI] [PMID 12062417]; GO_process: GO:0009435 - NAD biosynthetic process [Evidence IEA,IEA]; GO_process: GO:0019363 - pyridine nucleotide biosynthetic process [Evidence IEA,IEA]), which encodes MTTFAHALPVSGEWKAQVTAWLSEDVPSFDVGGFVVGDEEKTATVWCKQTGVLSGVPFASEVFRQCEVDVEWLFKEGVLIEVAEGEKTAVAKLKGPARNLLLSERTALNLLARASGVATKSRRLLDLARKSGYKGTIAGTRKTTPGLRLLEKYSMVVGGIDPHRYDLSSMVMLKDNHIWSTGSITNAVKSARAVAGFAMKIEVECQSETEADEAIAAGADVIMLDNFTGEGLRVAASSIKTRWAAKGITGFLLECSGGLREENISGYFCDDIDIYSTSSVHQGTGVVDFSLKIDH
- the PUF3 gene encoding mRNA-binding protein PUF3 encodes the protein MSGFSDLNLGNRKNSTGSNGVVAGGIIGSAVGGFSDGIGMSDAGLVLSPRSGTQVLNGTVPSSAGTSNINSGNGSGPLTQSYISLIQSPTSSVGSAKLAGISTAWERWSQGGSTNGSVNAEGGQTSNRNRGLSWDGRIVEGINPGVASSNRRTSAVTEPAGLVSASSVYGLSPGLSNLTLSPSRGNINLASSSSPRVEDQYFAYESRKTVAGSSSIGDMELPTSFRNQPKSPPYFIQNQAQSQVQTLNQSSPLSLRDRLAQIAEATREAELLADRQQQHQQQQQQQQQGQAVFSQQNSVSTFSSPSSTSGIASINNSTTNLPPFSSPGVGGSVFENIGGSASVSTATNGSTSGSLDTATPVYSVPPNAAPNYSDKQSRSSSFSSVWHNNISTEEPEHNIASQNSQPVKPPFFFYPQQQQQNLHQQSQMYPPFDPNSEIAAEFVDYPASAWSKGSSALTSGAGTPPVRSDSQGSDQGGALRQQFQQQFISGAKFPSTSRGSGSSFSSASGFFRPFEPNGTTVAADSSAIFEPSFMVGGSQSNGKNQAQQNQSPHTQQSQNPQLRLQSPTPAQSQQSPTFHHQPRSSKRNNDHMPSSVRSPLLEDFRNNKSKKFDLKDLYGHVVEFSGDQHGSRFIQQRLETASPEEKDIIFNEVRPNCLQLMTDVFGNYVIQKFFELGNQLQKTVLAKHMESHILDLSLQMYGCRVVQKAIEHVLLDQQIKLITELDGHVLKCVKDQNGNHVIQKAIERIPAGNIKFIFDSFHDQVYQLATHPYGCRVIQRMLEHCDEPARRVLLDELHTYTTYLVEDQYGNYVVQHVIEHGQPEDRAKAIAVVRDSLVTFSRHKFASNVVEKCVLFGSESERRDLIDEILKARSDNTSSVAIMMKDQFANYVIQKLLEVSKGDDYDRLVNAIKPQLQSLKKYTYGKHLVSIERLLFPEDNSGPTISSSINSQKKTNAASLPTRR